CCGCGCATGATGTGGGCCAGCCGCGCCTCCGTCTGATCGAAGGACCAGCTGTCACGCGAGGCGTTCTGCTGCATCTCCAGGGCCGAGGTCGCCACCCCGCCGGCGTTGGCCGCCTTGCCGGGGGCGAACAGCACGCCGGCCTCCTGGAAAATCCGCACCGCCTCGGGCGTGGACGGCATGTTGGCGCCTTCGCCCACCACCACGACGCCGTTGCCGACCAGGGTCTTGGCGTCCTTGCCGGTCAGCTCGTTCTGGGTCGCCGACGGCATGGCGATCTCACAAGGGACGTCCCAGATCGAGCCGCCCTCGACGTACTCGGCGCCGGCGCCCTTCAGCTCGGCGTACTCCGAGATCCGCGCCCGGCGGACCTCCTTGACCTCCTTCACGAGCTCGAGGTCGATCCCGGCCTCGTCCACGACGTAGCCGTTGGAGTCCGAGCAGGCGACGACGAGCGCGCCGAGCTGCTGCAGCTTCTCGATGGTGTAGATCGCCACGTTGCCCGAGCCCGAGACCACCGCCCGGCGGCCCGCCAGGTCCTGGCCGCGCGAGCCCAGCATCCGCTCGACGAAATAGACCGCCCCGTAGCCAGTGGCCTCCCGCCGCGCGCGCGAGCCGCCGTAGACGAGGCCCTTGCCGGTCAGGACGCCCGCCTCGTAGCGGTTGGTCAGGCGCTTGTACTGGCCGAACATGTAGCCGATCTCGCGCCCGCCCACGCCGATGTCGCCGGCCGGCACGTCGGTGTACTCGCCCAGGTGCCGGTGCAGCTCGGTCATGAACGACTGGCAGAAGCGCATCACCTCGCCGTCCGAGCGGCCGCGCGGGTTGAAGTCCGAGCCGCCCTTGCCGCCGCCGATCGGCATTCCGGTCAGGCCGTTCTTGAAGGTCTGCTCGAAGCCCAGGAACTTGATGATCCCGAGGTTCACCGAGGGGTGGAAGCGCAGCCCGCCCTTGTAGGGGCCCAGCGCCGAGTTGAACTGCACTCGGAAGCCGCGGTTGATCTGCACCTGGCCGGAATCGTCCACCCACGGCACCCGGAAGATGATCTGCCGCTCGGGCTCGCAGATCCGCTCGATGAGGGCGTCCTCGGCCCAGTCGGGATGTTTGGCGATCACCCGTCCGAGGCTTTCCAGCACCTCGCGAACGGCCTGATGGAACTCCGCCTCGCCGGCGTTGCGGCTCAGCACCTGGGCCAGGATCGGCTCCAGCTTCTCGTCGATCTGCACCACTAGACTCGAACCCTTACGGCCGGCGCTGCAAGCCGCCGGCGACCACGCCACAGGACAGCGGAGGGGCAGGTTCTTCCGCCTTGGCGCCCGATCCGCGGGCGCCAATTGCTCACCAGATAGGCGCCCGCGCAAATCGAGGCATTTTCTCCCGCGGCGCAGGGCGCCCGGCGCAAGCCTAGCCCCTTTCCGCCGCGTCCTCGCGGCAGGCTGCGCCGCCTCGGGTTCTGCGTCAGGCGCCGCCGGCCGCCCGCGCCGCGGCGGCCTCGCTCAGGCCCTTGCGGGCCAGGGCGTCTGCGCGCTCGTTCAGCTCGTGCCCCGCATGGCCCTTCACCCACCGCCAGTCGACGTGGTGGCGCAGGCGGGCGGCGTCCAGCCGCTTCCACAGGTCGTCGTTCTTCACCGGCTTCTTGTCGGCGGTCAGCCAGCCGCGCTTCTTCCAGCCGTGGATCCACTCGTGGATACCCTTCTGGACGTACTGGCTGTCGGTGTGCAGCTCGACCCGGCACGGCCGCTTCAGCGCCTCCAGCGCCTGGATCGCCGCCATCAGCTCCATGCGGTTGTTGGTGGTCGCCGCCTCGCCGCCGCAGAGCTCCTTCTCCCGCTCGCCGTGGATCAGGATCGCGCCCCAGCCCCCGGGCCCCGGATTCCCCGAGCAGGCCCCGTCCGTGTAGATCACCACCTCCGGCGTCATTCCGCGGCCGCGGCTCCGAACAGCACCAGGTCGGGCGAGGTGCGGTGCACCGCCAGCTTGCGCTCGTACTCCAGCGGGTCCTTGGGCTTCACCAGCGCCCCCGCGGGCGTGGCGTGCCAGTCGTGCAGTCGGGTCAGGAAGAACCGCAGCGCCGCGCCGTGGGCCAGCACCGGCAGGGCCGCCCGCTCGGCCTCCGAGAGCGGCCGCACCGCCTCGTAGCCGGCCACCAGCGCCCTGGCCGCCGTGATGTTGAAGCTGCCGTCGGCCTCGAAGCACCAGGCGTTCAGCGCCACGGCGATGTCGTAGGCGCGGATGTCGTTGCAGGCGAAGTAGAAGTCGATCGCCCCCGCGAACACCCCTTCCTTGAAGAAGACGTTGTCCGGGAAGTAGTCGGCGTGGATCACGCCCTCGGGCAGGCCCTGGGGCCAGCGGTCGGCCAGGTCGGCCACGTCGCGGGCGATCACCTCGGCGAGCCCCGGCTTCAGCCGCTCGGCGTCGTCCTTCAGCCGCTCGAACATCGGCGCCCAGGCGCCCTGGCCCAGGTCGTTCTCCCGCCGCATGGGGAAGCCGTCGGCGGCGTTGTGCAGGGCCGCCAGCCCCTTCCCCGCCTCGCGGCAGTGGGCCACGGTCGGGCGCCGCACCGACAGGCCGGGCAGGAAGCTGACGATGGCGCAGGGCTTGCCGCGCACCGTCTTCAGCATCTCGCCGCCCCGGTCCGCCATCGGCAGGCCGCTCGCGAAGCCGTGCTCGGACAGCCAGCGCATCAGGCCCAGGAAGAACGGCAGGTCCTCGGCGCGCACCCGCTTCTCGTAGACGGTCAGGATGAACCGGCCGCCCTCGGTCTCCAGCAGGAAGTTGGAGTTCTCGACGCCCTCGGCGATGCCCTTGAACGACAGCGGCGCGCCCAGGTCGAAATCGGCCAGAAGCTTGGCCAGTTCGTCGTCCGTTATGTCCGTGTAGACCGCCATGGCCCGCGGCATGGGGTAGGTCGCGCAGGCGGTCAAGCGCTGACCCCGCGACCGCCTCGTGGTAGAAATGGATCAACCTCTGTGGAGGAGCCCGATGATTGCCCTGAAGGTCGAGAAGATCGGCGACCGGGTCGCGGTCGTCCTCACCGAAGAAGCCCTGGCCCAGCTGAACCTCGGCGTCGGCGACGTCCTGCACGTCGAGCCCTCGCCCGACGGCGCCATCCAGCAGGTCACCCGCGAGACCTGGATCGAGGACCCCCACGCCCGCGGCCGCGCCTTCCTGCGCCGCTACAACAAGTCCTTCGAGCGGTTCGACGGCTGAGGCGCCGCCTCCGCCGGCCTTGCAACTCCGCGTCGTATTACGTACGTTATAACGACGTGCGCGGAGGTCGCCATGATCGCACTGAAACTCACCCAGGTTGGCAATTCCGTCGGCGTGGTGCTGCCCAAGGAAGCCCTGGCTAAGCTGGGAGTCGAGAAGGGCGACGTGGTCTATCTCGTCGAGGCGCCTGGAGGTGAGATGCGGATCTCAGCCTACGATCCCTCCGTCGCGGAGGAGATCGCCGCCGGCGAAGCGTTCATGGACGAGTATCGGGACACCTTCCGCGCGCTCGCGAAATGACGGCCGAGCCACGCTGGATCAGCCGCGAGGCGATCCTCGTCCTGCACGACCGCAGCATCGCTCTGCACGGCGGCGCGCAGGGCCTGCGCGACGAGGGGTTGCTGGACTCCGCCCTGGCGCGTCCGCTCAACCGTTTCCATTACGAAGGCGAGACCGACATCCACGTGCTTGCGGCGACCTATCTCGTCGCGCTGGCGGGCAATCATCCCTTCGCCGACGGCAACAAGCGCGCGGCCTTCCTCGCCGCCGGCCTCTTCCTGCGTCTCAACGGCTGGCGGCTGACGGCCGCCCAGGCCGATGCGGCCCGCACGGTGCTGGCCGTGGCCGCCGGAGACCGCGACCTCGAGCCGCTCGCCGCCTGGCTTCGGCGGTTCTCCGAGCCCTTGCCCTAGCCCGCCAGCGCCCGCGGCAGCTTGAAGGTCACCGTCTCGCGGGCGGTGTCGGCCTCGGTCAGGGTCACCTCGAAGCGTTCGGCCAGGCGGTCCAGCACGCCCTGCACCAGCACCTCGGGCGCCGAGGCGCCGGCGGTGACGCCCACCGTCTCCACGCCCTCCAGCCAGGTGAAGTCCAGCCCCTCGGCGTCGTCGATGAGGTAGGCCCTCGCCCCGGCCCGGCGGCCCACCTCGGCCAGCCGCACCGAATTGGACGAGTTGGCGCTGCCCAGCACCACCAGCACCTGCGCCTTCGCGGCGATCGCCTTCACCGCCTCCTGGCGGTTGGTGGTGGCGTAGCAGATGTCCTCCTTGTGCGGCGCGGCAATGGCCGGGAACCTTGCCCGCAGCGCCTCGACGATCTCGGCCGTGTCGTCCACCGACAGCGTCGTCTGGGTGACGAAGGCCACGTTGGCCGGATCGCGCGGCTGGAAGGCCATGGCGTCCGCCACCGTCTCGATCAGCGCCACCGCGCCCTCGGGCAGCTGGCCCATGGTGCCCACCACCTCCGGGTGGCCGGCGTGGCCGATCAGCACGATCTCGCGGCCGGCGTCGAAATGCCGCTGGGCCTCCACATGCACCTTCGAGACCAGCGGGCAGGTGGCGTCCAGGTAGAGCATCCTGCGCGACTTCGCCGCCGCCGGCACCGACTTGGGCACGCCGTGAGCTGAGAACACCACCGGCCGGTCGTCGGGCGCCTGGTCCAGTTCCTCGACG
The Phenylobacterium zucineum HLK1 genome window above contains:
- the gdhA gene encoding NADP-specific glutamate dehydrogenase, producing the protein MQIDEKLEPILAQVLSRNAGEAEFHQAVREVLESLGRVIAKHPDWAEDALIERICEPERQIIFRVPWVDDSGQVQINRGFRVQFNSALGPYKGGLRFHPSVNLGIIKFLGFEQTFKNGLTGMPIGGGKGGSDFNPRGRSDGEVMRFCQSFMTELHRHLGEYTDVPAGDIGVGGREIGYMFGQYKRLTNRYEAGVLTGKGLVYGGSRARREATGYGAVYFVERMLGSRGQDLAGRRAVVSGSGNVAIYTIEKLQQLGALVVACSDSNGYVVDEAGIDLELVKEVKEVRRARISEYAELKGAGAEYVEGGSIWDVPCEIAMPSATQNELTGKDAKTLVGNGVVVVGEGANMPSTPEAVRIFQEAGVLFAPGKAANAGGVATSALEMQQNASRDSWSFDQTEARLAHIMRGIHDLCAETAEEYGAPGDYVLGANIAGFVRVAEAMRAFGVI
- the rnhA gene encoding ribonuclease HI; its protein translation is MTPEVVIYTDGACSGNPGPGGWGAILIHGEREKELCGGEAATTNNRMELMAAIQALEALKRPCRVELHTDSQYVQKGIHEWIHGWKKRGWLTADKKPVKNDDLWKRLDAARLRHHVDWRWVKGHAGHELNERADALARKGLSEAAAARAAGGA
- the thrB gene encoding homoserine kinase, whose product is MAVYTDITDDELAKLLADFDLGAPLSFKGIAEGVENSNFLLETEGGRFILTVYEKRVRAEDLPFFLGLMRWLSEHGFASGLPMADRGGEMLKTVRGKPCAIVSFLPGLSVRRPTVAHCREAGKGLAALHNAADGFPMRRENDLGQGAWAPMFERLKDDAERLKPGLAEVIARDVADLADRWPQGLPEGVIHADYFPDNVFFKEGVFAGAIDFYFACNDIRAYDIAVALNAWCFEADGSFNITAARALVAGYEAVRPLSEAERAALPVLAHGAALRFFLTRLHDWHATPAGALVKPKDPLEYERKLAVHRTSPDLVLFGAAAAE
- a CDS encoding AbrB/MazE/SpoVT family DNA-binding domain-containing protein → MIALKVEKIGDRVAVVLTEEALAQLNLGVGDVLHVEPSPDGAIQQVTRETWIEDPHARGRAFLRRYNKSFERFDG
- a CDS encoding AbrB/MazE/SpoVT family DNA-binding domain-containing protein, which codes for MIALKLTQVGNSVGVVLPKEALAKLGVEKGDVVYLVEAPGGEMRISAYDPSVAEEIAAGEAFMDEYRDTFRALAK
- a CDS encoding type II toxin-antitoxin system death-on-curing family toxin, with the translated sequence MTAEPRWISREAILVLHDRSIALHGGAQGLRDEGLLDSALARPLNRFHYEGETDIHVLAATYLVALAGNHPFADGNKRAAFLAAGLFLRLNGWRLTAAQADAARTVLAVAAGDRDLEPLAAWLRRFSEPLP
- the ispH gene encoding 4-hydroxy-3-methylbut-2-enyl diphosphate reductase, which gives rise to MPSRPPLTVLLASPRGFCAGVDRAIQIVERAIEKYGAPVYVRHEIVHNRHVVERLKALGAVFVEELDQAPDDRPVVFSAHGVPKSVPAAAKSRRMLYLDATCPLVSKVHVEAQRHFDAGREIVLIGHAGHPEVVGTMGQLPEGAVALIETVADAMAFQPRDPANVAFVTQTTLSVDDTAEIVEALRARFPAIAAPHKEDICYATTNRQEAVKAIAAKAQVLVVLGSANSSNSVRLAEVGRRAGARAYLIDDAEGLDFTWLEGVETVGVTAGASAPEVLVQGVLDRLAERFEVTLTEADTARETVTFKLPRALAG